AAGAAGTTTATCCATCTCTTGAGGTAATTCTCCATTATATTTTTCCAACAATTGTTGGCTAGCTTTTTGAATATTTTTAGCTTTATTTCTATAAAATCCTGTACTTTTTATAAGTTCCTCTATTTTTTCTATATCCATAGTAGCAAATTGTTCTGGAGTATTGTACTCTTTAAACATAGCTTCAGTTACAATATTTACTCTTTTATCTGTACATTGAGCTGAAAGAATTACTGCTACCAAAAGCTCAAAAGGAGTATCATAATTTAAAGCACATTTTGGTTTTCCAAATTTTTCTTCTAATTTTTCCAAAACAAATTTTACTCTTTCTTTTTTTGTCATATTTTCTCCTCGTATAATATTTATATAATAATTTTTTAATTATTAAGCTATTTTAATTTTTATGTAATATACTGTTAT
Above is a window of Fusobacterium perfoetens DNA encoding:
- the nth gene encoding endonuclease III, which gives rise to MTKKERVKFVLEKLEEKFGKPKCALNYDTPFELLVAVILSAQCTDKRVNIVTEAMFKEYNTPEQFATMDIEKIEELIKSTGFYRNKAKNIQKASQQLLEKYNGELPQEMDKLLELGGVGRKTANVVRGEVWGLADGITVDTHVKRITNLLGLTEEQDPVKIERDLMKIVPKKSWIDFSHYIILQGRDKCIARRPKCDECEIKEACKYYEKKLKK